One Bradyrhizobium sp. CCGB12 genomic window carries:
- a CDS encoding (2Fe-2S)-binding protein produces the protein MSIELTINKRSYTVDVPSDTPLLWVLRDVIGLTGTKYGCGIAQCGACTVHVGGDAIRSCITAVGDVTKPVITIEGLDAEGNHPVQRAWREERVPQCGYCQAGQIMQAAALLAEIKNPSDQQISDAMAGNICRCGCYQRIQSAVRVASRGV, from the coding sequence ATGAGTATTGAGCTTACGATAAACAAGAGATCGTACACGGTCGACGTGCCCTCGGATACGCCGCTGTTGTGGGTGCTTCGCGATGTGATCGGGCTCACGGGCACTAAATACGGGTGCGGCATTGCTCAGTGTGGCGCCTGCACGGTGCACGTAGGCGGCGATGCAATCCGGTCGTGCATTACGGCCGTAGGTGACGTTACGAAACCAGTCATCACCATCGAAGGATTGGATGCAGAGGGCAATCACCCCGTTCAGAGGGCATGGCGCGAGGAGCGCGTCCCGCAATGCGGTTATTGCCAGGCAGGACAAATCATGCAGGCCGCCGCACTCCTAGCCGAGATCAAGAACCCTTCCGATCAGCAGATCAGCGATGCAATGGCGGGGAATATTTGCCGCTGCGGCTGCTACCAGCGGATCCAGTCTGCGGTGCGCGTAGCCTCGAGGGGGGTCTAA
- a CDS encoding LacI family DNA-binding transcriptional regulator, giving the protein MSSPTIRDIAREANVGTATVERVLNDRGGVRTELAERVIKAAKKLKYGDRRLRPHSGIIRIEVLLVQPEAEMFYADLNTTFQRISASLDPAILVHRTFVREDDIAAIARHIAQPPVRRAGLIVLAPDHPEITESIRQVRLSGVEVVQLLTGSAGEDVPYIGIDNYAAGRTAAYYMSHMLQGRSGTLLAMCHSGAYRAHRERIRGFSDYLTQHTKRDHHFYLVIFGHDDNLLSAERLAQALRDDNRVIGLYTVGAGRDGIAAALHAHPAKVFWIGHALSQSTAKCLRSGLMDICIDGAPETQARRSLDTVLRRLGLIEVDVSNAPVQFLTITAQNLSISI; this is encoded by the coding sequence TTGAGTAGTCCGACGATCAGAGACATTGCGCGGGAAGCAAATGTCGGTACTGCAACCGTCGAGCGGGTCCTCAACGACCGCGGTGGCGTGAGGACCGAGCTAGCCGAAAGAGTTATCAAGGCTGCAAAGAAACTGAAATATGGCGATCGGAGATTGAGGCCTCACAGCGGCATCATCCGGATTGAGGTGCTTCTGGTCCAACCGGAGGCCGAGATGTTTTATGCCGACCTCAACACTACTTTCCAGCGAATTTCTGCCTCGCTGGATCCAGCAATTTTGGTTCACCGAACGTTCGTTCGCGAGGACGATATCGCCGCCATTGCCCGGCATATTGCACAACCTCCTGTTCGCCGGGCCGGTCTCATCGTTCTGGCTCCAGACCATCCGGAAATTACAGAGAGCATCCGCCAAGTCCGCCTGTCGGGCGTGGAAGTTGTGCAGTTGCTGACGGGAAGTGCCGGCGAAGATGTGCCCTATATCGGTATCGACAACTACGCAGCGGGAAGGACCGCCGCCTACTATATGTCGCACATGCTACAAGGACGCAGCGGCACGTTGCTCGCCATGTGCCACAGCGGAGCCTACCGGGCACATAGGGAGCGAATACGCGGCTTCTCCGACTATCTCACGCAGCACACGAAGCGCGATCACCATTTCTACCTTGTCATTTTCGGACATGATGACAATTTGCTTTCGGCAGAAAGGCTCGCGCAAGCATTGCGGGACGACAATCGCGTTATCGGACTATACACTGTGGGCGCTGGCAGGGACGGGATCGCGGCGGCTTTGCATGCGCATCCTGCTAAGGTATTCTGGATTGGCCACGCTCTCAGTCAGAGCACGGCAAAATGTCTCCGGTCTGGTTTGATGGATATCTGCATCGATGGTGCGCCGGAGACCCAGGCGCGCCGCTCGCTTGATACGGTGCTTCGCCGCCTCGGGCTAATCGAAGTCGATGTGAGCAACGCACCTGTTCAGTTTCTCACCATCACCGCGCAGAATCTTTCGATCAGCATCTGA
- a CDS encoding aldehyde dehydrogenase family protein, translating to MTKNFIAGEWLAAAEAAPNINPSNTNDVVGEYARASAIETERAVAAAFDAFPAWSRSTIQARHDILKAVGDEIQARKDELGHLLSREEGKTLPEGIGEVARAAQIFQFFAGECLRMAGEKLPSVRPSVEVEITREPVGVIGLITPWNFPIAIPAWKIAPALAYGNTVVFKPAELVPGSAHALAEIIVRAGVPAGVFNLVMGRGAVVGEAMLTSSKVSAISFTGSVPTGRNIAQTCITSEPMKKLQLEMGGKNPMVVLDDADLKLAVECAVNSAFFSTGQRCTASSRLIVTNGIHDRFVAAMQERMQGLVIDDALKAGTEVGPVVDQGQLDQDLKYISIGQAEGAKLVAGGKLLKREAPGFYLAPALLTEVSNQMRVAREEIFGPVATVIRAKDYDEALELANDTPFGLSSGICTTSLKYSGHFKRNAEAGMVMVNLPTAGVDYHVPFGGRKGSSYGSREQGRYAQEFYTTVKTAYTFDGNGPYVHKANSKM from the coding sequence ATGACAAAGAACTTTATTGCCGGCGAGTGGCTTGCTGCGGCGGAGGCCGCTCCAAACATCAACCCGTCGAACACCAACGACGTTGTGGGCGAGTATGCCCGCGCCTCGGCCATCGAGACTGAGCGGGCGGTTGCTGCCGCTTTTGATGCTTTTCCTGCTTGGTCGCGCTCCACCATACAGGCCCGGCATGACATCTTAAAGGCCGTCGGCGACGAGATCCAAGCTCGCAAGGACGAGCTCGGCCACCTACTCTCCCGCGAGGAGGGAAAGACCTTGCCGGAAGGCATCGGCGAGGTCGCGCGCGCCGCACAAATCTTCCAATTTTTCGCCGGCGAGTGCCTCCGCATGGCGGGCGAGAAGCTGCCATCGGTACGGCCGTCTGTGGAGGTGGAGATCACCCGCGAGCCAGTCGGGGTCATCGGGCTCATCACTCCCTGGAACTTTCCAATCGCTATTCCAGCGTGGAAGATCGCGCCGGCGCTTGCCTACGGCAACACCGTCGTGTTCAAGCCTGCCGAGCTCGTGCCGGGGTCGGCTCATGCGCTAGCCGAGATCATCGTCCGCGCCGGAGTGCCGGCAGGTGTGTTCAATCTCGTCATGGGCCGCGGAGCGGTCGTCGGCGAGGCCATGCTGACCAGCTCGAAGGTTTCCGCCATCTCCTTTACCGGCTCAGTGCCGACGGGTCGCAACATCGCCCAGACCTGCATCACCTCTGAACCGATGAAGAAGCTTCAGCTGGAGATGGGCGGCAAAAATCCTATGGTGGTCCTTGATGATGCCGATCTGAAGCTGGCAGTGGAATGCGCGGTGAACAGTGCCTTTTTCTCCACTGGCCAGCGCTGCACGGCCTCGTCGCGGCTGATTGTGACAAATGGCATCCACGATCGATTCGTGGCCGCCATGCAGGAGCGGATGCAGGGGCTCGTCATTGACGATGCCTTGAAAGCCGGCACGGAGGTTGGCCCGGTCGTCGACCAGGGCCAACTCGACCAGGACCTGAAATATATCAGCATAGGCCAGGCGGAAGGCGCCAAGCTTGTTGCCGGGGGCAAGCTCCTGAAACGCGAGGCGCCCGGATTCTATCTCGCACCGGCGCTGCTCACGGAAGTGAGCAACCAAATGCGCGTAGCGCGCGAGGAGATTTTCGGACCAGTCGCCACCGTGATCCGGGCCAAGGACTACGACGAGGCGCTTGAACTCGCCAATGACACACCATTCGGCCTTTCGTCGGGGATCTGCACCACGAGCTTAAAATACTCCGGTCATTTCAAGCGCAACGCAGAAGCCGGCATGGTGATGGTCAATCTGCCGACCGCCGGCGTGGACTATCACGTGCCATTCGGCGGCCGCAAAGGCTCGAGTTATGGATCGCGCGAGCAAGGCCGTTATGCGCAGGAATTCTATACAACTGTGAAGACGGCCTACACTTTCGACGGCAACGGTCCTTACGTCCACAAGGCCAACTCGAAGATGTAA
- a CDS encoding dihydrodipicolinate synthase family protein, whose protein sequence is MQVQKSALYNGLFPVAPTPFTDSGDLDVEGQRRVLDCMIDQKVDGICILANYSEQFLLSDEERRLLVDLCLSHVAGRKPVMVTCSHFSTRIAVERARYAAERGASLLMLMPPYHGSGLKADEAHMIEHFARVADAARIPIMVQDAPLSGVTLSVPFLVRLAREVPLVSYFKIEVPFAAAKLRDLVEAGEAAIAGPFDGEEAITMMADLEAGATGTMSSALCPDLLRPVFDHHKAGRSADAAAAYAKVLPLINYENRQCGLRAAKSVMREGNVIKWDAVRHPLEQIHPQTKAGLIELARRVNPLALRWGR, encoded by the coding sequence ATGCAAGTCCAAAAAAGCGCGCTCTATAACGGCCTGTTTCCCGTCGCGCCAACGCCATTCACGGACTCTGGCGATCTCGACGTTGAGGGACAACGGCGTGTTCTGGATTGCATGATCGATCAGAAGGTCGACGGAATTTGCATTCTGGCAAACTATTCCGAGCAGTTTCTCTTGTCAGACGAAGAACGCAGATTGCTCGTTGACCTCTGCCTATCACATGTGGCCGGCCGCAAGCCGGTCATGGTGACATGCAGCCATTTCAGCACTCGTATCGCAGTGGAGCGCGCGCGCTATGCGGCCGAACGAGGCGCAAGCCTTCTCATGCTGATGCCGCCTTACCACGGCTCAGGACTCAAGGCCGACGAAGCGCACATGATCGAGCATTTCGCTCGTGTGGCCGATGCGGCAAGAATCCCGATCATGGTTCAGGACGCTCCGCTCAGCGGCGTAACGCTTTCGGTACCGTTTCTAGTGCGGCTGGCACGCGAGGTGCCGCTCGTTAGTTATTTCAAGATCGAAGTGCCGTTCGCTGCAGCGAAGCTGCGGGACCTAGTTGAGGCCGGAGAGGCTGCCATAGCTGGTCCGTTTGACGGAGAGGAAGCCATCACCATGATGGCTGACCTCGAAGCCGGCGCGACCGGGACGATGTCGAGCGCGCTGTGCCCCGATTTGTTGCGCCCGGTTTTCGATCATCACAAGGCGGGTCGGAGCGCGGACGCGGCCGCTGCGTATGCAAAAGTGCTGCCGTTGATCAACTACGAGAACCGTCAATGCGGCTTGCGCGCTGCCAAGAGCGTAATGCGGGAAGGCAACGTCATCAAGTGGGATGCTGTGCGGCATCCTCTCGAGCAAATTCATCCCCAGACGAAAGCAGGGCTGATTGAGCTTGCCCGCAGGGTCAACCCGTTGGCCCTCCGCTGGGGACGCTGA
- a CDS encoding LacI family DNA-binding transcriptional regulator has product MALEKRARGDQRQSTTVVEIAERAGCSIATVSRVLNRPETVAIDLRERILRIVDELGYVPNGSARALRSSRSRLIGLIVPTLDSAIFTRMLEGLESRLAPAGASLVYSATGYDLDREIRVVRNLIEKGVDGIVLVGSCHRKETLKLLREHKVRFAITYALSEDVSIPSMGFDNRSGGALAANYLADLGHKNLAVIAGVTRENDRASGRLEGFLAMAERRGIDRSNIVVVESPYEFSRGRAAAKIILNQNRHVTAIFCGSDLLAVGALRGCKDAGLRVPQDISMIGFDNLDIAEYLTPGLTTVDVPARLMGEQAANYFLADQNALDIHSRVELETRLIVRESTAPARDRQ; this is encoded by the coding sequence ATGGCTTTGGAAAAAAGGGCCCGTGGGGACCAAAGGCAATCAACGACCGTCGTCGAAATAGCTGAGCGGGCCGGCTGTTCTATCGCCACTGTTTCGCGTGTTTTGAATCGACCGGAAACCGTCGCGATCGATTTGAGAGAGCGCATCCTGCGGATCGTTGACGAGCTCGGCTACGTTCCCAACGGATCAGCTCGCGCGCTGCGATCCTCGCGCTCCCGACTGATCGGCTTGATCGTTCCGACACTGGACAGCGCGATCTTCACGCGAATGCTGGAGGGCCTCGAGAGCCGCCTGGCGCCGGCGGGTGCGTCGCTGGTCTACTCTGCAACAGGTTACGATCTGGACCGAGAGATTCGCGTTGTCCGCAACCTTATCGAAAAAGGTGTCGACGGCATTGTTCTCGTGGGCTCTTGCCATCGAAAGGAAACCCTCAAGCTGCTGCGCGAACACAAGGTAAGATTTGCTATCACCTACGCCCTCTCGGAAGATGTTTCGATTCCGAGCATGGGTTTTGACAATCGCAGTGGCGGGGCTTTGGCAGCAAATTACCTTGCAGATCTCGGTCATAAGAATCTTGCAGTCATAGCTGGTGTAACTCGCGAGAACGATCGTGCATCTGGTCGTCTTGAGGGCTTTCTGGCCATGGCTGAACGTCGTGGAATAGACCGCTCCAACATTGTCGTTGTGGAATCGCCGTACGAATTCAGCCGTGGCCGAGCCGCAGCTAAGATCATTCTCAATCAAAATAGGCATGTAACGGCAATATTTTGCGGCAGCGACCTACTTGCTGTCGGAGCTTTGCGCGGCTGCAAGGATGCAGGATTACGCGTCCCTCAAGACATATCGATGATTGGTTTTGATAATCTCGACATTGCCGAATACCTCACTCCCGGCCTTACGACGGTTGACGTCCCGGCTCGACTGATGGGCGAACAGGCAGCTAACTACTTTTTGGCAGATCAAAATGCGCTGGATATACATTCCAGAGTGGAGCTCGAAACGCGGCTAATCGTTCGAGAATCAACTGCGCCTGCGCGAGATAGGCAATGA
- a CDS encoding xanthine dehydrogenase family protein molybdopterin-binding subunit, translating to MTMHALRTSSDPCIRIENVSRRQFLRSTAAVAAFALAVEILGLEPGQAYETGAAQMPHGVVTDPHVFVSIDSSGIVSITAHRSEMGTGIRTSLPMVVADELEADWSKVRIVQALADEPRYGNQDTDGSRSMRHFLQPMRQVGAAMRQMLEQAAAKRWGVSSSEVQATNHEVMHRRTGRKLGYGELAKAAMDLPTPPVESLKFKSDDAFRYVGHGNVPIYDLFDITVGRAQYGYDVRLPGMKYAVIARPPVVGGRIRSFDATDALKIPGVEKVLELKASWAPPAAFSPLGGIAVVATNTWAAIKGREALKLDWEEGENGGYDSAAYRRQMAEVASKTGRVERDQGDFERAFAAASKILSAEYYVPHLAQASMEPPVATATIRDGECEVWAPLQYPFGAREAFAKLLDLPIERVKVNVTLLGGGFGRKCQSDFAQEAVLLSKALDGAPVKLAWTREDDLHHGFYHTVTYSRLDAGVDSSGKVIAWRHRSVAPTLFANFKPDPKREQVVELGLGLADVALDIPNVRVETGEAPALTRIGWFRSVNNIPHAFAVQSFIAEIAQALGKDPKDFLLEIIGPSRKLELETLGLTDPLWNYGDPYSTYPIDTERLRNVVNLAASRANWGRSLPKGSGLGIAAHRSFLSYVATVVEVGVDRQGKLIIPRVETAIDCGFAVNPERIRSQIEGAAVMGLSNFIGEISFAKGRAEQSNFDNYPVARIDNAPINVRVHIVPNGSDVPAGGVGEPGVPPFLPALCNAIFAATGKRIRSLPAGGDQIRV from the coding sequence ATGACCATGCATGCGCTGAGGACCTCATCCGATCCTTGCATAAGAATCGAAAACGTTAGCCGCCGTCAATTCCTTCGCTCGACGGCTGCCGTGGCCGCCTTTGCTCTAGCCGTTGAGATTTTGGGCCTTGAGCCGGGTCAAGCTTATGAAACCGGGGCCGCGCAAATGCCGCACGGGGTTGTCACCGATCCGCATGTCTTCGTCTCAATTGATTCGTCGGGCATTGTATCGATTACTGCCCATCGGTCCGAAATGGGCACGGGAATTCGAACTTCACTTCCGATGGTGGTGGCAGACGAATTGGAGGCTGATTGGTCGAAGGTTCGTATAGTCCAAGCGCTTGCCGACGAGCCGCGGTACGGCAATCAAGACACCGACGGCTCTCGTAGCATGCGTCACTTCCTCCAGCCGATGAGACAAGTCGGCGCAGCGATGCGCCAGATGCTGGAGCAAGCGGCGGCGAAGAGGTGGGGAGTTTCCTCATCGGAAGTTCAAGCCACAAATCACGAGGTCATGCATCGACGGACCGGCCGCAAGCTTGGTTATGGTGAACTCGCAAAAGCCGCGATGGACTTGCCGACCCCGCCAGTAGAGTCCCTGAAGTTCAAGTCCGACGATGCTTTCCGGTATGTCGGCCATGGCAACGTTCCAATCTATGACCTGTTCGACATCACAGTCGGGAGGGCACAGTACGGATACGATGTTCGGCTGCCCGGCATGAAATACGCCGTGATTGCTCGCCCTCCCGTTGTTGGCGGGAGGATTAGATCCTTCGATGCAACCGATGCCCTCAAGATTCCAGGCGTCGAAAAGGTGCTTGAGCTCAAGGCCAGTTGGGCGCCGCCTGCCGCATTCTCACCTCTCGGAGGGATCGCTGTGGTGGCTACGAACACGTGGGCGGCTATTAAGGGTCGAGAAGCTTTGAAGCTCGACTGGGAAGAGGGCGAAAATGGCGGCTACGATTCTGCCGCATATCGACGGCAGATGGCTGAAGTCGCAAGTAAGACGGGTCGCGTTGAGCGCGATCAGGGAGATTTCGAGCGGGCGTTCGCCGCCGCATCAAAGATTCTATCCGCCGAATATTACGTGCCACACCTCGCTCAAGCCTCGATGGAACCGCCGGTTGCGACGGCCACGATTCGCGATGGGGAGTGCGAAGTCTGGGCTCCCTTGCAATATCCGTTTGGCGCGCGCGAAGCATTCGCCAAGCTGCTCGATCTTCCGATCGAGAGGGTGAAAGTGAACGTCACACTTCTTGGTGGTGGCTTTGGCAGAAAGTGCCAATCGGATTTCGCGCAGGAAGCCGTACTGCTTTCCAAGGCACTCGATGGTGCGCCGGTTAAGCTCGCCTGGACGCGAGAGGACGACCTGCATCATGGCTTCTATCATACGGTCACCTATTCGCGTTTGGACGCAGGCGTTGACTCATCGGGAAAAGTGATTGCATGGCGGCATCGCTCTGTCGCACCAACCTTGTTTGCGAATTTCAAGCCTGATCCAAAGCGCGAGCAGGTTGTTGAACTCGGGTTAGGACTTGCAGATGTCGCGCTGGACATCCCGAATGTCCGCGTCGAGACCGGCGAAGCGCCGGCACTGACGCGAATCGGCTGGTTTCGATCCGTCAACAACATACCTCATGCGTTCGCCGTACAATCCTTCATTGCCGAGATCGCGCAAGCCCTGGGGAAGGATCCCAAAGACTTCCTCCTCGAAATCATCGGACCTTCGCGAAAGCTTGAGCTTGAAACACTCGGTTTGACGGATCCGCTTTGGAACTACGGCGATCCGTATTCGACCTATCCCATCGATACTGAACGCCTCAGGAACGTGGTCAACTTGGCGGCCTCGCGCGCAAACTGGGGAAGATCGCTTCCGAAGGGAAGCGGCCTCGGAATCGCGGCACACCGAAGCTTCCTGTCCTACGTGGCGACAGTTGTTGAAGTTGGGGTGGATCGCCAAGGAAAGCTGATCATTCCGCGGGTGGAGACTGCGATCGACTGCGGTTTTGCCGTCAACCCGGAGCGGATTCGGTCCCAGATTGAGGGAGCAGCAGTCATGGGGCTGAGCAACTTCATCGGCGAGATCTCGTTCGCGAAGGGGCGCGCCGAACAGAGCAATTTTGATAACTATCCGGTGGCCCGCATCGACAATGCACCGATAAACGTGCGTGTTCACATCGTTCCGAACGGTTCTGACGTGCCCGCGGGCGGTGTCGGGGAGCCGGGAGTGCCGCCGTTTCTGCCGGCGCTGTGCAATGCGATCTTCGCCGCGACGGGGAAACGCATTCGTTCGCTTCCAGCAGGAGGCGATCAGATCCGCGTCTAG
- a CDS encoding cytochrome c, with amino-acid sequence MESTVERENQKANSAQRLGAIGLILIAGSGLALVATPNLARGEGGTPVPGPVINGVHRALDEGQRIYEKANCVGCHKWHGGGGGGYGGAALSLRATQLTRDEIIEVVHCGRPGTGMPRFDRDAYKDYPCYSGITAQDLGKDLPPDAATFLRPMEVEKVVDYVLEHIKGKGPTSYQDCTDFYGEGSRACEVYKNISINSQAAETEKKR; translated from the coding sequence ATGGAATCGACGGTTGAGCGCGAGAACCAGAAGGCTAACAGCGCGCAGCGCCTTGGCGCAATAGGTTTGATTTTGATCGCAGGTAGCGGCTTGGCGCTTGTCGCGACGCCAAATTTGGCTCGAGGTGAAGGTGGCACACCCGTACCGGGGCCGGTAATCAACGGAGTGCACCGTGCGCTTGATGAAGGGCAGCGCATCTACGAAAAGGCAAATTGCGTCGGCTGCCACAAATGGCATGGCGGTGGAGGCGGCGGTTATGGTGGCGCAGCGCTCTCATTGCGAGCAACACAGCTCACCCGCGATGAAATCATCGAGGTCGTCCATTGCGGGCGGCCAGGAACCGGAATGCCGCGTTTTGATCGTGACGCCTACAAGGACTACCCATGCTATTCGGGCATCACGGCCCAAGATCTCGGCAAGGATCTGCCTCCGGATGCGGCTACATTTCTCCGGCCGATGGAGGTCGAGAAAGTCGTTGACTACGTTCTGGAACATATCAAGGGCAAGGGGCCAACAAGCTATCAAGACTGCACTGACTTTTACGGAGAGGGCTCAAGGGCCTGCGAAGTCTACAAGAACATCTCGATAAACTCGCAGGCAGCCGAGACGGAAAAGAAGCGATGA
- a CDS encoding PQQ-dependent dehydrogenase, methanol/ethanol family produces MAGVLGSAAATADETTQARLLDATQETNNWLHHHRDYTAQRYSPLSQINLNSVKGLHVAWTMALGGIEGGGIWSHGGLEGTPIVENGFMYVTDGWGSVYKIDLHGGNGNLVWKMDPKTDHDWAGAIACCGVNNRGAALWGNFVISHTLDGRLVATNKDDGKVAWERRVADPDKGEVITGAPLIVKNMAITGVAGAEYGIRGWIAATDLKSQKEVWRTYTIPAKGEPGNETWKDGHDAWKTGGGSTWVTGSYDPQAHLIYWGVGNPGPDFDSEYRQGDNLFTDSTLALDPDTGKVKWHFQHTPNDPFDYDSVAERVLVDLPFKGKTRKVVLEADRNGFGYALDRTDGSFLWATPFVKKVTWTKGLNPETGKPIEYDSSKAVQTYDPQATLNRKNTHVTICPGHNGGKNWPPTAYHPDLKTWYIPVIESCDELDNKETKPGDWKPREFFTGGGPVVKMPITGSVTAIDVTTGKVTGKYETKYPMLGGLLATPELVFAGHPSGELYALDAKTLNKVWEFNTGGGVNAPPMTFSVDGKQYIAILVGLGGAWDKWNLDSTKGLEKVPPGSMLYVFSL; encoded by the coding sequence ATGGCAGGCGTCCTCGGCAGTGCGGCGGCTACTGCCGATGAAACGACCCAAGCGCGGCTTCTCGATGCGACGCAGGAAACGAACAACTGGCTGCATCACCACCGCGATTACACGGCACAGCGTTACTCACCGCTCAGTCAGATCAACCTCAATAGCGTCAAGGGGCTGCACGTTGCCTGGACAATGGCGCTGGGCGGTATCGAGGGGGGCGGTATTTGGAGCCATGGCGGTCTCGAAGGAACTCCGATTGTCGAGAACGGATTCATGTATGTGACCGACGGGTGGGGATCCGTCTACAAAATCGATCTCCACGGCGGGAACGGGAATCTGGTCTGGAAGATGGACCCGAAGACCGACCACGACTGGGCAGGCGCGATTGCTTGTTGCGGCGTCAACAATCGAGGCGCTGCGCTATGGGGCAATTTTGTAATCTCCCACACCCTTGATGGGCGTTTGGTTGCCACCAATAAGGACGATGGCAAAGTCGCTTGGGAGCGCAGAGTGGCCGATCCCGACAAGGGCGAAGTGATCACTGGCGCGCCTTTAATCGTCAAGAACATGGCCATTACCGGCGTCGCGGGTGCCGAGTACGGTATCCGAGGTTGGATTGCTGCCACCGACTTGAAGTCTCAAAAGGAAGTGTGGCGCACCTACACGATTCCAGCAAAGGGTGAACCGGGGAACGAAACTTGGAAGGATGGTCACGACGCCTGGAAGACGGGCGGGGGATCAACCTGGGTGACTGGGTCGTACGACCCTCAAGCTCACTTGATTTATTGGGGCGTCGGAAATCCCGGGCCGGATTTTGATTCCGAATACCGTCAAGGCGATAACCTTTTTACTGATAGCACCCTCGCATTGGATCCGGACACCGGCAAGGTCAAATGGCACTTCCAGCACACACCAAATGATCCATTTGATTATGATAGTGTTGCCGAGAGAGTCCTCGTCGACCTTCCGTTCAAGGGAAAGACGCGCAAGGTTGTGCTTGAAGCCGATCGCAACGGCTTCGGCTATGCCCTCGATCGCACCGACGGCTCTTTTCTTTGGGCCACCCCGTTCGTGAAGAAGGTGACCTGGACCAAGGGCCTCAATCCTGAGACCGGAAAACCGATCGAGTATGATTCCAGCAAAGCGGTGCAGACTTACGATCCTCAGGCGACGCTGAACCGGAAGAATACGCATGTCACCATTTGTCCTGGACATAACGGTGGCAAGAACTGGCCGCCGACCGCCTACCATCCGGACTTGAAGACCTGGTACATCCCGGTCATCGAGAGCTGTGACGAGTTGGATAACAAGGAGACCAAGCCTGGCGATTGGAAGCCTCGTGAATTTTTCACAGGGGGCGGTCCAGTCGTGAAGATGCCCATAACAGGAAGCGTGACTGCTATTGATGTGACCACAGGTAAGGTCACAGGCAAGTATGAGACCAAGTATCCAATGCTGGGCGGGCTACTTGCAACACCCGAGTTGGTATTCGCTGGCCACCCCTCCGGAGAGCTCTACGCTCTCGATGCCAAGACCCTGAACAAGGTATGGGAGTTCAACACTGGCGGCGGCGTCAATGCTCCCCCCATGACGTTCTCGGTCGACGGAAAGCAATATATCGCGATCCTCGTGGGACTGGGCGGCGCATGGGACAAGTGGAACCTCGATTCCACAAAGGGCCTTGAGAAGGTGCCCCCGGGCTCCATGCTCTACGTTTTTTCATTGTGA
- a CDS encoding FkbM family methyltransferase — MLSEFENRSINREIDRLNIPNSRIEHFAPVSYAQAGEDVIVEGILAARLYKSQRTWDSVFYVEIGANHPVSTSSTYLMYQRGARGVLVEPNPELGALIRAVRPKDVLVPSIVLPAPQASATLFIGNAHELSSVDEAHVKSFGDFDGLGGVREHIEVSALGINELLTPYTNKIDFLSIDCEGLDHDLVKAIDYERIRPSVIQCEPSEHFLKGNSARIINLMECRSYRLAAMTDINVIFERAT, encoded by the coding sequence ATGTTGTCCGAGTTTGAAAACAGGTCCATAAACCGAGAGATCGATAGGCTGAACATTCCGAACTCTCGGATCGAGCACTTCGCCCCGGTCAGCTACGCACAAGCCGGAGAAGACGTCATTGTTGAAGGAATCTTGGCTGCAAGACTCTACAAAAGCCAAAGAACTTGGGACAGCGTGTTCTATGTTGAGATTGGCGCAAATCATCCCGTTTCTACCTCGAGTACGTATCTTATGTACCAAAGAGGCGCGCGAGGCGTTCTAGTCGAACCCAATCCCGAACTGGGTGCGCTGATCAGGGCTGTGCGTCCGAAAGACGTTCTCGTGCCATCTATTGTCTTGCCAGCTCCGCAAGCGTCTGCCACGCTCTTCATCGGAAACGCGCATGAGCTTTCCTCAGTGGATGAAGCGCATGTCAAAAGTTTCGGCGATTTCGACGGCTTGGGAGGTGTCCGAGAACATATCGAGGTAAGCGCTCTCGGTATCAATGAGCTATTGACCCCCTATACCAACAAGATCGATTTCTTGTCGATCGATTGCGAAGGGCTTGATCACGATCTCGTCAAGGCCATCGACTACGAGCGCATCAGGCCGAGCGTCATCCAGTGCGAGCCGAGTGAGCATTTTCTAAAGGGCAACAGCGCTCGGATTATTAATCTGATGGAATGCAGATCATACCGGCTTGCTGCAATGACTGATATCAACGTCATCTTCGAGCGAGCGACCTAG